Proteins encoded within one genomic window of Ranitomeya variabilis isolate aRanVar5 chromosome 4, aRanVar5.hap1, whole genome shotgun sequence:
- the LOC143767264 gene encoding uncharacterized protein LOC143767264, with protein MDFDKNKMAERILHLTLEILFRLTGEDYTVVKKTSSEHCHDPVSEGLERPQCPFMGPPAHPLINYDINDQRILELTFQMIELLTGEVPIRCQDVAIYFSMEEWEYLEGHKDLYKDVMMEVPQPLTSPVLSSERTTPEKCPRPLLPKVCKKEKANISLDHQGKDVKSINPTEIHMRNDERCTVEITTGNHTDDYTGSSERNLIFSDFIADDRAITLDTCEEHTIILDTHPVLHSKDPSSDPIKEIVSASSNITIQKKSHRRTVKQQMAHIRKKPFSCSECQKCFTAKWHLVTHQRIHTGEKPFPCSECGKCYSEKAKLVTHLRIHTGEKPFSCSECGKCFNWKSNLIIHQRIHTGEKPFSCSECGKCYREKAKLINHQRIHTGEKPFSCSECGKFYSEKSTLIKHQRIHRAEKPFSCLESGKCFNLKTNLVTHQRIHTGEKPFSCSECGKCFNPKFHINDKTFSCSECEKHKKYNLVNHHRTHSGEKPFSCSECGKFFNLKKSLAAHQRIHTGEKPFSCSECGKCFTQKSNLVPHVRSHTGVKPFSCSECGKCYTSKANLVKHQRIHTEEKQFSCSECGKYFNSKSNLETHQIFHKR; from the exons ATGGATTTCGACAagaacaagatggcggagaggatattacacctcaccctagagatcctcttccggcttactggagag GATTATACAgttgtgaagaagacctctagtgagcattgtcatgaccctgtgtctgagggattggAAAGACCCCAGTGCCCATTCATGGGGCCTCCAGCTCACCCACTGATTAATTATGACATTAATGACCAgaggatcctagaactcaccttccagatgattgagctgctgactggagag gttcctataaggtgtcaggatgtcgccatctatttctccatggaggagtgggagtacttagaaggacacaaagatctgtacaaggacgtcatgatggaggttccccagcccctcacatcaccag ttctatccagtgagaggacaacaccagagaaatgtccccgtcctcttcttccaaagGTCTGTAAGAAAGAAAAGGCCAACATTTCtctggatcatcag ggtAAAGATGTGAAAAGTATTAATCCTACAGAGATACATATGAGGAATGATGAGCGGTGTACAGTGGAGATTACTACAGGTAACCACactg ATGACTATACTGGGAGTTCAGAGAGAAATCTGATATTTTCAGATTTTATAGCAGATGATCGTGCTATCACACTCGATACATGTGAAGAACATACCATTATCCTAGATACACATCCAGTTCTTCACAGCAAAGATCCATCATCTGATCCTATTAAGGAGATCGTTTCTGCTTCATCAAACATCACTATACAAAAGAAAAGTCACAGAAGAACTGTTAAACAGCAAATGGCACACATaaggaagaagccattttcatgttcagaatgtcagAAATGTTTTACAGCAAAATggcatcttgttacacatcagagaattcacaccggagagaagccgtttccttgttcagaatgtgggaaatgttatagtgAGAAAGCTAAACTTGTTACACActtgagaattcacacaggggaaaagcctttttcatgttcggaatgtgggaaatgttttaattggaAATCAAATCTTATTATACATCaaagaattcatacaggggagaagccattttcttgttcagaatgtgggaaatgttatagggAGAAAGCCAAACTTATTAATCATCagcgaattcacacaggggagaagccattttcttgttcagaatgtgggaaattttataGTGAGAAATCCACacttattaaacatcagagaattcacagagcggaaaagccattttcatgtttggaaagtgggaaatgttttaatttgaaaacaaatcttgttactcatcagagaattcacacgggTGAGAAGccgttttcttgttcagaatgtgggaaatgttttaatccgaAATTTCACATAAATGACAAaacattttcttgttcagaatgtgagaaacatAAAAAATACAACCTTGTTAACCATCACAGAACTcactcaggggagaagccattttcatgttcagaatgtgggaaattttttaatTTGAAAAAAAGCCTTGCTGCACATCAGAgaatacacacaggggagaagccattttcatgttcagaatgtggaaaatgttttactcagaaatcaaatcttgttcctCACGTGAGAAGTCACACGGGGgtaaaaccattttcatgttcggaatgtgggaaatgttatactaGTAAAgcaaatcttgttaaacatcagagaattcacacagaagagaagcaattttcatgttcagaatgtggtaaatattTTAATAGTAAATCAAATCTTGAAACACATCAGATATTTCACAAAAGGTAA